CATCAAAAGCTACAAGTTCTATTTTCTCTCCATCTCCCCAACCAACAAATTTATATGGTCCTGTTCCCATTGGTTCTATAGAGATCATATCATTTTTAGCTTTTGTATCTTTTTCATTTAAAATAGCTGTCAATGGATGAGCTAAACTAAATAATAGAGGTGCTGAACTATTTTTTAATACTAATTTAATAGCTGAATCATCAATAACTTCTACTTTATCAATAACTTCTATCATTATTCTACTTGCTGGTTTTTCTAACATTCTATTAATACTAAATACAACGTCATTCACTGTCAAAGTATCTCCATTGTGGAATTTTACACCTTTTTTTATTTTTATTACTAATTCAGTAGGTGAAAGATACTCATAAGACTCAGCTAATTCAGGTACAATATTTCCATTGTCATCTATTTTAAATAGTGTATTAAAAATTTGCTCTGTTACAAAAAGAGCTGGAACTTCATTATACATATTAGGATCTAGAGTTTTTGGTTTTGATCCTTGTGATACTACTACAGTTTTTTCTTTAGTTAAATTTGCTTTCTCTTCTGTTTTTTCTGAAGAACAACCAACTAAAAGAAATGCTGTAGCTAAAGCTATAGCAATTTTTCTCATAATCATTCCTCCAAATACATAAAAATATAGTATATTAACACTAATATACTACTACTTTCAATATAAAATGAAAAATATATTTAATATATAATGATTATTTGAAAAAATTTTTTATATTTCTTTTAAAATGTTTTCTTTAACCTTTTTACATAGTTTAGAATATATTCTATCTACAAACCATTTTTCACTTGATTTTTTAGAAATCTCATCTACTTTTATCCACTCTACTCCACTATTTTCATCAGGTTTAATTTTTAAAGAAAGTTTTTCATCTGCCTCTAATAAAAAAGTAAAATTTAAATGAAGATGTGAAGATACATATTCTCCCCTTTTTTCATGTCCATCTACTGTTAAAATCTCCATAGAAAAAATATCTGTTGATAAAAATTTAACCTCTTTAATTCCACTTTCCTCTTCTACTTCCTTTAAAACAACCTCTTTTAAATTCTTATTTCCATCAGCATGTCCACCTAACCATGCCCAAGAATCATAAATATTATGATATGCCATTAATACTTTATCTCTTTTATTATTTACAATCCAAGCTGAAACAGTAATATGAGCTATTTTATTTTCTCTTGTAAAAATTTCATCCCCATTTTGTAGCCATTGTAAAATAAGCTCTTTATCCCTTTTCTCCTGTTCATTAAAAGGTTCGTACTCTCTTAACTCCTTTTCTAAATTTTCCATCTTTCCCTCCATAAAAATCAGTTTTATATAAAAAAACTGCTGTAAACTTTTTAATTTACAACAGCAATTTTTTAATTATAATCTTTTTAAAATTTTAGCAAGTTGATCAGGACAAGAAGTTCCTCTACCTCTACAATCAATTCCTTCAAGTTTTGCTATAGCATCCTCTTTTTTCATTCCAAGAAGAAGATTTTGAAGTCCGTGAGTATTTCCATCACATCCTCCAACAAACTCTATTTCAGTGATGTAACCATCATAATCTACAGTAACTCCAATTTGTTTAGCACAAACTTTTTCTGTTGAATAATAATGCATTTTTCCTCCTCATAAAATTAGATCATAGCGAATACTTTAAAAATATTCAAAGTTATTATACAAAATTTTTCATATTTTGTAAATATTTTATAATAAATATTATAAACTTTTTTATCTATTTTTTTATATTTTTAAGATGTTTTCAATCTTTTATTTTTCGTTCTTACTTTAACTTTTTATGATATTTTGATATAATATTGTATTATAAACTCTATATCCAAAAAGGAGGATAATTATGTTAAAAAAATTTATAATTATATTAGCTGCTTTTTCAATTATAGCTTGCTCTGGAAGAGAAGTAGATATATCTAAAAAGCAAGAAAGAGGAGGTATAGTTTACATTGTCAATGAAGAAAAACCTTTCTCTGGAGTAATTACAGGAAAATATGGAAATGGACAAATTAAGATAAAAGAAACTTTTAAAGATGGTAAATATAATGGAGAACAATATACTTACTATGATAATGGACAAGTTGAATCAAAAGCAGACTTTGAAAATGGTGTAGCTAAAGGAACTTACTTCCAATATCATAGAAATGGAGAAATTTCATACACTGGACAATTTATGAATGGTAAACGTCAAGGTGAATGGAATAGATATACTGATGATAAGAAACTTATTCTTACTGAATTTTATAACAATGGAACTCTTGAAGATGTAAAACAATATCTTGTGGATACTGATAAGGTTAAACAAAAAATATTAGATTTTTTTAATTAAAATTTTAATTCTTTTATACTAAAAAATTAGTATTATCTTATAAAGCAAGAATTATTTTTCAACATTTTTTAAAAAATTAAAAAATTTTTTCAAATTTTACTTGCATTTTTTAATTTTTAGATGTATACTCACAGTAACAAAAAAAGGAATCATAAAATCAAGATTAAAAGAGGAGGGAGAGAATATGTTACTACTTAACATAATATCATTTGTCATATGTGTCATAATAATAAGAGTCATACAAAGCTTGACTAAAATCTCATATGCCTATGATTATGTTAGGGATTAATTTTGCATATTCTTTAAACTATATAAGGGGAATAATAAATATATATTATTGTTTTAAATAAATTTATTATTTTCTTGTATCCTTTGAGATAGAAGCAACCTAACAGGGTTGCTTTTTTTTATACCTATAATTGTCCAAAATTTAGGTATTAAAATTCTTTATTTTAAGTATTCAATTTTAATTAATTTTATAAAATTTTAAAGGGGGAAATAATTATGAAAAAACTTACATTAATGCTTTTAGGAGTGACTTGTTTATTAACAGCTTGTGGGGGAAATGAAACTAAAGAAGCTGCTGCACCTAAGAAAGAGGAAGTTGTAAAAATTGGAGCTACTGCACCACTTACTGGACCACTAGCAATCTATGGAGTTACAGCAACAAATGGTTCAAAACTAGCTATGGAAGAGATCAATAAAAATGGTGGAGTACTTGGTAAAAAAGTAGATTTCGTTGTGCTTGACTCAAAAGGAGATTCGACTGAAGCTGTAATGGCATACAATAGATTAGTTGATGAAGGAATGGTAGCATTTATTGGAGACGCTCCATCTAAACCAAGTCTTGCAATTGCAGAGGTAGCAGCTCAAGACAATATGCCTATGATTACACCAACAGGAACTCAATTTAATATCACTGAAGCTGGTAAAAACGTATTCCGTGCTTGTTTCACAGACCCATATCAAGGAAGAATCTTAGCAAACTTTGCTAAAAATAATTTAAAAGTTAAAACTGCTGCTATTGTTGTTAATAACTCAAGTGACCACTCAAATGGAGTTACAGAAGCATTCTTGAAAGAAGCTCAAGCTCTTGGTATTGAAGTAGTAGCTAAAGAAGGATATTCTGATGGAGATAAAGATTTCAGAGCTCAACTTACAAAAATCTTACCTACTAATCCTGATGTATTAGTAATTCCTGATTACTATGAACAAGTTGCTTTAATCACTGCTCAAGCTAGAGAAATTGGACTTAAATCTACATTCATCGGACCAGATGGTTGGGATGGAGTTTCAAAAACTCTTGACCCTAGTGCTTATGGAGTTATTGAAAATTCTTACTTCACTAACCACTACTCTTTAGATGATCAATCTGAAAAAGTTCAAAACTTCGTAAAAGCTTATAGAGAAACATATAAAGAAGATCCATCTTCATTTGCTGCTCTATCTTATGATGCTGCATATATGATGAAAGCTGCTATCGAAAAAGCTGGAACTACTGAAAAACAAGCTGTTGTTGATGCTTTAAAAGGAATTGAATATGATGGTGTTACTGGACATCTAACATTTGATGAAAAAAATAACCCTATTAAAGCTGTTACTGTTTTAAAAATCGTTAATGGAAAATATACTTTTGACTCAATTGTTGAAGCAAAATAATATTTTTAAAGGATGATAAAAACTCTAATCAGCACTAAACTTAGTGCTGATTGGAGAAATTATCTATATATTAAAAAGGAGAGGAAAGAAAAAAATGGAATTTTTACTTCAGATTATAAATGGACTACAAATTGGAAGCATCTATGCCCTTATTTCTCTTGGGTACACCATGGTATATGGAATTGCACAACTTATTAACTTTGCACATGGGGATATTATCATGGTAGGTGCATATGTTTCATTATTTAGTATCCCAATGTTTACTAAAATAGGTTTACCCGTATGGCTTACAATGGTACCTGCTATTATTGTCTGCATCCTCTTAGGAATGCTTACTGAAAGAGTTGCTTACAGACCTCTTAGAAATTCTCCAAGAATCTCTAACTTAATCACAGCCATAGGAGTAAGCTTATTATTAGAAAATAGCTTTATGAAAATTTTCACACCTAATACTAGACCATTTCCAAAAGTATTTACTCAACCACCTATTTTAATAGGAGATCTTCACTTAAACTTTGGAACTGTTGTAACTATTTTAGTTACATTAACACTATCTGTTGCTCTTCAATATTTTATGAAAAAAACTAAATATGGAAAAGCAATGCTTGCAACAAGTGAAGATTATGGAGCTGCTAAATTAGTAGGAATTAATGTTGATCACACTATCCAATTAACATTTGCTATCGGTAGTGGACTTGCAGCAGTTGCAGCTGTTTTATATGTAGCTGCTTATCCTCAAGTTCAACCATTAATGGGATCTATGCCTGGTATCAAAGCATTTATTGCAGCAGTTTTAGGAGGTATCGGAATTCTTCCTGGAGCTGTTCTTGGAGGATTTATTCTTGGAATTGTAGAAAGCTTAACAAGAGCATACATCTCATCTCAATTAGCTGATGCAATTGTATTTTCAATATTAATTATCGTACTATTAGTTAAACCTACTGGAATTTTAGGTAAAAATATGAGAGAAAAGGTATAAGGTGATTGGGAAATGTCAAAAACAAAGATGCTTAGTTATATTGCAACATTTGTATTACTTACTGTTGTTTATATTATTTTAATGAGTTTAATCAATACTGGTATTATTTCTAGATACCAAACAAATATATTAACATTAATCTGTATTAATATTATCCTTGCTGTTAGTTTAAATGTTACTGTTGGTTGTTTAGGGCAAATTACAATTGGACATGCTGGATTTATGTCAGTTGGTGCTTATGCTGCTGCTCTATTTACTAAAAGTGGACTTGTAGAGGGGTTACCTGGATATTTCTTAGCCCTAATTATTGGTGGAGCTGTTGCAGGAGTAGTTGGAATTATAATTGGAATTCCGGCTCTTAGATTAAACGGTGACTATCTTGCAATTATTACTCTTGCTTTTGGAGAAATTATCAGAGTTTTAATTGAATACTTTGACTTTACTGGGGGAGCTCAAGGGTTACGTGGTATCCCTCGTTACAATAAAATCGAGATTATCTTTATTATCATGGTTGTATGTGTAATGATGATGTTCTCTCTTATGACAAGTAGACATGGAAGGGCTGTTCTATCAATTAGAGATGACGAAATTGCCAGTGGTGCATCAGGAGTTAATACAACTTATTATAAAACATTTGCATTTACTGTATCAGCAGTTTTTGCAGGAATTGCAGGAGCTGTATATGCTCATCACTTAGGAATCTTAGGAGCTAAACAATTTGACTTTAACTATTCAATTAACATCTTAACAATGGTAGTTTTAGGAGGAATGGGAAGTTTCACAGGTTCTATTCTATCAGCTATCGTTTTAACAATTGTACCTGAAATGCTACGTGAATTTTCAGATTACCGTATGATTGTTTACTCTTTACTACTTATCTTAACTATGATCTTCCGTCCAACAGGACTTTTAGGACGTAAAGAGTTTCAAATTACAAAAGTTATTGAAAGATTTATGAAAAAAGGAGGAAATGTCAATGAATAACCTTGTATTAGATGCTAAAGATATTTCTATTACCTTTGGTGCATTAAAGGCTGTAACTGATTTTAACTTACAATTGAGAGAAAATGAGCTTGTAGGACTTATCGGTCCCAATGGTGCTGGTAAAACTACTGTTTTCAATATTTTAACTGGGGTATATTCTCCAACATCTGGGATATATACTTTTAATGGTGAAGTAATTAATAAGATGCCTACATATAAATTAGTAAAAAAAGGACTTGCTAGAACTTTCCAAAATATCAGACTTTTTAAATATATGAGTGTTTTAGATAATGTTCTTGTAGCTAATAACTTTAATATGAAATATGGAATTTTAAGTGGTACATTCCGTTTCCATAACTATTGGAAAGAAGAAAAAGAAGTTAAAGCTAAAGCTTTAGAACTTTTAAAAATATTTGATTTAGATAAATATGCTGATATGCCTGCTGGAAATCTTCCTTACGGACAACAAAGAAAGCTTGAAATTGCTAGAGCTATGGCAACAAATCCAAAAGTTTTACTACTTGACGAGCCAGCAGCAGGAATGAACCCTACTGAAACTGAAGAATTAATGAAAACTATTAAACTTATTAGAGATAAATTTAATATTGCTATACTTTTAATTGAACATGATATGAAACTTGTTTTAGGTATTTGTGAAAGGCTTATTGTATTAGATCATGGAAATGTTATTGCATCAGGAGATCCACATGAAGTTGTTAATAATCCAACTGTTATTACAGCTTATCTAGGTGCTGATGATGAAGGAGATGAAGAGTAACAATGGAAAATCAAAATATGTTAGAAATCAAAGATTTACACGTTTATTACGATAATATTCATGCTTTAAAAGGAATCTCATTAAATGTTAAACAAGGTGAGATTGTATCACTTATTGGAGCTAACGGAGCTGGTAAAACTACTACTCTACAAACTATCTCTGGACTTATCAACTCTAGAGAGGGACAAATTTTCTTTGAAGGAAAGGATATTACAAAGGAAAAATCACATAAGATTTGTGAAATTGGAATTGCTCAAGTTCCTGAGGGAAGAAGAGTTTTTGCTAAACTTCCTGTAAAAGATAACTTAAAATTAGGTGCTTTTACTGTAAAGGATACTCCTGAAAATCTTGAAAAAGATAGAGCTAATTTCTATAAAAATTTCCCAAGAATGTCTGAACGTAAAAATCAATTAGCTGGTACTCTTTCTGGTGGAGAACAACAGATGCTTGCTATGGGTAGAGCTATTATGAGCAGACCTAAACTTTTAATCCTTGATGAGCCATCAATGGGACTTTCTCCTCTATTTGTAAAAGAGATCTTCTCAGTTATTAAAAAACTTAAAGAGATGGGAACTACTATTCTTTTAGTTGAGCAAAATGCTAAAATGGCTCTTGCTATTTCTGATAGAGCCTATGTAATTGAAACTGGAAAAATCACTCTTGAGGGAGATGCAAAAGAGTTAATGAACAATCCACAAATTAAAAAAGCTTACTTAGGAGCTTAATTAAAAAAGGGAGTATTGAAAAATATTCCCTTTTTAGTTATCTATCTACTTTAAAATTTAGGTATTTTCTGTATATTGCTTATCTCTTTTCCTAAACATCTTCTTAAAAAATTAGGAACAAATACAGAATAATATAGTAGTTGAGCTTCTATATTTCCCTTTTCAACTTTCTTTAACTCTCTATATATCTCTTTATACCTATTATGAACTCTCTTCCAATCTCCACCACCATTATATCTTTTATATATAACAACTGAGTAGAAACTTAGAATAAGTTTAGCTAAAGTTTCCTTTCCAATTTTAGAATCAAGATTTTGATACTCTTTAAAAAATTTTTCACATATCTTCTCAAGAGAGATTATACTTTTTTCAGAAACTTTATTCATTATACTTCCTGTTCTCTGTCTATAAAAATAAAAAGCTCTATCTATATATTTTACTCTTTTAGCTTTAAGATAAACCATTGGAGTAAATTCGCTATCCTCATGTACAATCTCTTCATTAAACCAAATATTATTATCAATTAAAAATTTTCTTCTATATATATCATCTACAACCTCTTCTCTAAAACATTTAGGTTGTTGAAAAAGCTTTCCAAAAAATTCTATCCCTGTTACTACTCCAGAATTTTTTACTAAATCAGATCTAAAAAGTGGAGCTCCTGTTTTTTCTGGTGTATAATATCTCATATTACCAACCATAACATCAAGATCTTCCATCTCTCCTTCAAAGAAAAACTTTTTATACTCTTGAACATCTATAAAATCATCACTATCAATAAAAGAGATATACTCTCCCTTTGCAACTCTCATTCCTGCATTTCTAGCTGAAGATAATCCACCATTTTCTTTATCTACAATAACTGTTCTCTCTGGATAACTTTGTTTAAACTCCTCCATTATCTCTCTACTTCTATCTTTAGAACCGTCATTTACAAGGATTACTTCATAATCTATCCCATCAATTTTATATAAACTATCTAAACACTCCCTTAAATATTGCTCAACATTATATATTGGAACAATTATACTCAATTGCATCTTATCACCTTACAATTCTAGAATCTTTTCTCTATATATATTAATAATAATTTTTTCATCAAATTCCTTTAAAATTTTCTCTCTTCCAGCTATTCCCATAGCTTTTCTCTCTTCAGCTGAAAGATTGATAAATTTTCTCATTCCTTGAGCTAGATCTTCACTATCTGCAACTTTAACTAGATATCCTGTAACATTGTTTTCAACTATCTCTTTACAACCAGTTACGTTTGTAGCAATTATAGGCTTTTCCATTGCTGCTCCTTCCATCAATACTTTAGAGATTCCCTCTCTATATGATGGTAAAACTATACAATCTGCCTCTTTTATAACTAATTCTGGCTTATTAACTGTACCTAAATAGTTAATAATTCCTTCAGCAACTAATTTATCCATATGCTCTTTAGTTACCCCTGATACTGCCTCTCCACCTAAAGCTCCTAAAAATTGAAACTCAACTTTCTCTCCATACTCTTTCTTTAAAATTCTAGCTGCCTCTTCATACTCTCTAAATCCCTTATCAAAAAAGGCTCTAGCAACCATTAAGAAAACTATTTTTTCATCTTTTCTCTCCATAAGCATAGGTTTAAATCTTTCACAATCTGTTCCCTCACCAGGTAAAATAAATATCTTTTTACTATCTCCTATATCTGAATTAATTAGAGTTTCCTTATCATCACTATTTAAAACCCATATCTCTTTTGAAAATTTAAGAGAAAATTTATATAAACCTACTGCTATTTTTGCTATAACTCCACCTTTTACAAAAGAATATCCAAGCCCAGTAAGAATTGCCACTGATTTTTTCCCAGCCATTTTAGCTGCTAAAGTTCCATAGATATTTGGTTTAATTGTATAGTGAAAAATTATATCTGGGTTCTCTCTCTTGTATAATTTATATAATTCTAAAGTTAATTTCAGATCTTCTATAGGATTTATACCTCTTTTATTAAGATTAATAGAGATTGATTTTACTCCTGGTATAGCTCTTTCCATATCTATTCTTCCATCATCAGGAGCAACTACTACCACCTCATGTCCATCTGATACTAATGCTCTAATAACTCCTGCTCTAAAAATATATATATCCCACATATAATTTGCTACAAATAATATCTTCATATTTTCACCTTTTTAATATTAATATAGTAATGATAACTCTTTCCCATGCCCTTGATTTAAATATTTAAAAGAATCTACAACCATTTTTCTTCTCTCTTCAGCACCTTTATGCTCTAAAAAGATATTTTCATATTGATATAATTTTTTATTTCCTATAAAATTTATCTGATTATCCAATCTAAAATATGATACTCCTAGAGCTAAGATTAAAACTCCTATTTTTATCAGTAACATATCTTCTAAATCAGCTAACATTGGTAAAATAAACCAATATGAATATACAAAAAGAATTCCTATTCTTAAAGTAAGAACTGAAAATTCTGCTCCAAACAGAAATATAAATACTGATAAAAACAGACTATTAGCAAAAATAGTCCCGTATCTTTTTTCTGACAATCTATTTAGCATCAAAAATACTAAAACAAAAATAATTATTCTTTCTAAATAAAATAGTGTTACTCCCAATGGAAAATAATCTGGAACTATTGAAATATACACTGATATTTTTTTACCAATGCTTCCTGGTAACATATTTGCCAAACTTCCTATATTTTTTATTATTAATCTTTTATCTAATAAATAATAGATATTTCCTAAAATAAAAGTTACAAAAATAAATATCTTATTCCAATTAATTTTTAATAAAAAGTACATTGGAAAATATATCAAAGAGCTTGAATGAAAAAAGAAGCCTAAAAGATTTAGTGCAATAAATGGCATTATCTTTCTATCCTCTATATATTTTATTGAAAGTATAAACAGAAGAATACTTTTTAAATTTCTTATCATATCTATTTCAAAAGCTACTCCATAAACTCCAAAATATATAAATAAAGCAAAAATTGGATATTTTGAGTATCTCTTAAAGATAAAATATAAAATTATAAAATCTATAACTGTATTTATAAAATTAAATATCAGATAATTATCTGTAAATAATTTTATACTTGCACAGTAAACTTGAAACCCTTTTTCAAATCCCCCTGCTATAAAACCGTTCTTTACTAATTCAATTATATTTTTACTTTTTTCAAAACTTGGCATATAACTATACCAATCATATCCTATATAAGCTCTTGTCCCGAAAAAAACAACTAAAATTCCTATTAAAAAAATATAAATATTTCTTTTAAATTCTCTATTTTCACTAAAAATATCTATTAAACTTCCTACCCCAAGAATTATTAATATTATGAAATATAGATTCATTTATCATTCCCTCTCTAACGTTTTTTTATATAGTTCCAAATACTCCTTTGCACTATTCTCTATAGTAAACTTTTTACTTCTCTCTAAACATTTATCTGCTACTTCTTTATAAAGTTTTTCATCTTTTAATTTTAGAATAAGCTTTGCTAATTCCTTAGGGTTATCATTTGAACATAAAAAACCTGCTCCTCTAACTACTTCAGCAAGTCCGGGAACATCACTTGCTATTACAGGTTTATGTGACGCCATTCCCTCAACAGCAGTAATTCCAAACCCTTCAAAAAAAGAGTATTGAATCACAATATCAGCTGTTTTTAAAAGTTGAGGAATATCTTTTCTAAGCCCTAAAAATCTAACTCTATCCTCTACTCCCACTTCTCTAGCAAACTCTTGAACATCTCTTTCTAAAACTCCATCTCCTACAAATACTACTTTGTACTCTTCAGAAAGAGATTTTAAAGCTGACACAACTCCTTTTTGATTTTTAGCAGCTTGAAATCTTGATACCATCATAAGAACAGTATCACTATTTTCAACTCCTATCTCATCTCTTGAAATAGGATAGACATTTTCAAAATGGCTTAAATCTACTCCATTTGCTATTACATAATAGTTTTTTTCATCTCCACCTATCCACTCTTTCAAACTTTTTTCAGTAGCTTCAGATATGCTTACAATCTTATCAAATCCTCTAAAAATAAATCTATCTATCAATTTAAAAACTATGCTATTTCTTCTTCTATTTGATGTACTATGTTCAGTTGTAATATATTTTCTTTTTCTATTAAAATCCAACATTTTAGCAAATCTTGTCCAATATTGAGCATGTACAAGATGAACATGAACTATATCATAGTTTTCTTTTTTTATCTTCTCAGCTATTGCAAAAATATTTAAAGGAGACACCTTAGAATTATATTTAGAGACACTTACTCTTATTCCTCTTTTTATTAAATCTTTTTCAAATACAGAGTTAATATCACTTAATATCATTAATTCTACATCATACCCTAACTCTTTTTGTAATGGAATAAGTTCACTTAGTAGTTTCTCTGCTCCCCCTAATTCTAATGAAGTTATAATATGGAGTATCTTCATCTTTTCCCCACCACCAATTTAAAATATTTACTTTGAAGCAATCTTATAAAAAATTTCACCTTATTTTTTAAAGGTATATTATATTTTAACATCTCACTATAATAACTTTCAAAACCTCTAGGATTATTTTTTATTAACTTTAAAAAGTTATTTGTGTAACCATCTTCAAGATATTCAAAATAATATATTCCTTTATCTATATATCTCATCTTATATTTTTCACCTATTTTTATCCAAACAGATGCTTCAGGAACAAATTTTTCTCCTTCATAAACTTTAAATGGAAATTCTCTTAAATATTTTGTTCTAAATACCTCTGCTTTATCTCCATCTATTCCCAGTTTATATACAATTTCAATAGGTGTTGAATCTATGCTATATTGAGGATAAGGCTTTCCTGTTATCTCTCCAGTAGCAATATTTATCTTTCTAAATATCATTCCACCCATATTTTTAGGAAGTTTCTCCCCCTCTGAAATGATAGTTTCAACTGCATCTTCTGTAATATAATCATCACTATCTACTATAAAGAAAAACTCTCCCTCTGCAAACTCTACTCCTCTATTAATAGCCCTCATCTTTCCAGAATTTTCTTGATAAACATATATAATATTTAAAATATTCTCTTTTTTCCAACTTTCTATAAGCTCTCTTGTATTATCAACAGATCCATCATCTACTACTACCCATTGAAAACTTTTATTGCTCTGTTTCTTTAAACTTTCATACAATCTAGAAAGTGTATCTCCTCTATTATATGCAGGAGTAAAAATAGTTACTTCCATTATTATCTTCCTTTACCAAATACAACTGTTTTAAATGTTAATATCATAATAACTAAATCTAAGTATAGGCTATGTTGTTTTATATAATATAGATCATATTCTAATTTTCTTCTTGCATCTTCAACACTAGCTCCATATGGATACATTACTTGAGCCCAACCTGTAAGTCCCGGTTTTACCATATGTCTCAAATTATAATATGGTATCTGCTTTTCTAGCTCCTTAATAAATACCATTCTTTCTGGTCTTGGTCCAATAAAACTCATTTCCCCTTTAATTACATTTATAAGTTGAGGAAGTTCATCTATTCTTGTTTTTCTCATTATGTTTCCAAATTTAGTAACTCTTGGGTCATTTTTTTGAGCCCATTTTGCTCCATCTTTTTCAGCATCATTTCTCATACTTCTAAATTTATGAACTTTAAACTCTTTTCCATTTTCCCCTACTCTATCTTGGCTATAGATAATAGGTCCGGGACTTTCTAATTTTACAATAATTGCAGCTATTCCCATAATTGGCAGAGTTAAAATTCCTATGATAAATGCCATAGTCATATCAAATATTCTTTTTATATTTGTTTGTATGTGGCTATGAAGAATTTTAAATCCATAAGCTTGAAGTAACCACTCTTCATCTATAAACTCAACATCAATTTTAGCTTCATTTTCAAGCATATAATCTGAGTAACTTTTTACCTCTACACCTGAAAGCTTTAAATTTAAGATCTCTCTTATCTCCTCTTTTGTTAATTTTAACTTTGTTATTACTAAAATTCTTATCTTATTTTCTTTTATAAAATCAGTTAAGCTTCCTTTTCTATCTGCTTCATCTATATATTTATATTCTGGGAAATTAACTAAACTTTCAACAATTCTATTTTTCATCTCTCCAGTTCCATAAGTAGTTAAATTTTTAATTTTAAAAGTAACTATACTTATAATTGTACTTATAAATATTTGTGATGCAGTAAAGATAAGAAAGAAAGGAATAAGTCCAAAATCCCATGCATCTATAAACCAGATAAAAAATGCTATAAAATTCAATAGAAAAATTATTACATATCCTTTATT
This DNA window, taken from uncultured Fusobacterium sp., encodes the following:
- a CDS encoding exopolysaccharide biosynthesis polyprenyl glycosylphosphotransferase is translated as MEQEKSTVLKLVYTVLLGVTFYICRYLFIYEVGLPIYSLGVFGFVILGLYITDNMEFIRYKSSNKGYVIIFLLNFIAFFIWFIDAWDFGLIPFFLIFTASQIFISTIISIVTFKIKNLTTYGTGEMKNRIVESLVNFPEYKYIDEADRKGSLTDFIKENKIRILVITKLKLTKEEIREILNLKLSGVEVKSYSDYMLENEAKIDVEFIDEEWLLQAYGFKILHSHIQTNIKRIFDMTMAFIIGILTLPIMGIAAIIVKLESPGPIIYSQDRVGENGKEFKVHKFRSMRNDAEKDGAKWAQKNDPRVTKFGNIMRKTRIDELPQLINVIKGEMSFIGPRPERMVFIKELEKQIPYYNLRHMVKPGLTGWAQVMYPYGASVEDARRKLEYDLYYIKQHSLYLDLVIMILTFKTVVFGKGR